The genomic stretch AACGAGAGCGTGCGTTTAATCGCATGGCAAGTCATGAATTACGCACCCCATTAATGGTGATGAAAGGGGCGACTAATTTATTGAGTTATAGCAATGAACCTGAATTTATCAAAAAGCAGCAAATTCGTTTACAAAGTGCAACGAATGAAATGAATGATTTTATTGATGCGTTACTGTCTCTAACCAAGTCCGAACAAGATTTAGCATTATCTCAACGGCTGTTAAATAAAGATGAAATAATGGCTATTGTTGATACCCATAGCGCATTATTGAATGCCAAACCTGTGGTCGTTAATATTGAAATAAAGCAGAAACTTGTACTTTCGATGCCAGAGGTTGCGTTTAAGTTATTATTGGGTAACTTATTAAAAAATGCTTTTCATTGTACCGCTATTGGTGAAGTTAATATCGTCGTTGATGATCAGTCTGTATCAGTTATAGATACGGGGTGTGGCCTTTACAATAAACAGCGAGGTGATGAGGGACATGGCTTAGGTTTACTGATTACCAGAGATATTTGTCGTAAATATAACTGGCAATTTGAATTGAAGAATATTGATGCTGGTGGCTGTTGTGCAACTATTTTTACATAATACCGCGATGCATATGTCACCTATAGTGTGTCGCGGTTATTTACCGAATACCCAACGTTCGGCGAGAAAATAGTTAACCAGCATAGCAAACATAATACCGGGTATGATCGCGATTATCGCGGCATTCCCTGTGAGCGATAAGCCTGTCAGTAGTAACCAATAACAAAGTAGGTTAGGCATTGCGCCAACGCAGGATGAACATAAAAACTTACTCCATTCTTGTCGTAAGCCACTATTACTTTGTTCTTGCTGAGCTTTAAATGTGAAGTTACGGTGCAACAGCCAATTACTGTTTACAGCAAAGAAGAATGCAAGTAATCGAGCAACTAATAGCGGCAAGAATGTAGCGAATAATATCATCAGGAGTAGATCAACGATAAATCCTATACCACCGACAATAGCAAATTTAACATATTTGTTATTCATGTATTCTCTGGACTACGTGTTATATAAATTGTGAATTTAACATTTAGCTTGTAGAAAAAACGTGAACTCTTAAACCTAAAGTCTATAACCTATAACAGAAAGTCTTCATCGATTGGATTAAATACCGTCGCGCTGTTCATTAATGTATTCGCTGTTAGCGCGGGAACCCCATATACTTCAGTTCTGACTTGATGACGCGCTTTGATTGTATCGAGTAAGATCGCAAAGTCACCATCTCCTGAAAGCAGAATGACGGTATCGACTGACTCTGCAACTTGTAATACATCTATCGTTATTCCTACATCCCAATCACCTTTGGCACTACCATCACTGCGCTGGATAAAGGGTTTTAATTTTACATCAAACCCTATATGTTTCAGAGCATCTTGAAATTTTCGTTGTTGATCATCACTTCTGTCAATGGCATAAGCGTAAGCCGTTACAACATCACCTTGTAGTAATAAATGTTGCCACAGTTTCCGATAATTAAACTGACGACCATATGTATGACGTGTGGTGTAATAGATATTCTGTACGTCAACAAACACTGCTATTTTTTGCACAAGATCCTCCGATTTCGATGATTGCTTTAGGCTGTATATTTTAATGAGTTGGTTAAATAAACGAGTTATTTATTAGCGTACTTGGCTAGATATTGGTCAAGCGCATTACCAAATGCTTGTTTATCTTTTGATCCTAACGCCGCCGGGCCACCTGTCATTTCACCGCTTGCGCGCATCGTGTCCATAAAATCTCGTATATTAAGGCGCTGACGAATATTACTTAACGTGTACTTTTCACCGCGAGAAGTGATTACGTGCGCGCCTTTTTCGATAACTTCGGCTGCTAATGGAATATCAGAGGTAATAACCAGATCGTCTTGAGCTACTTTTAATACGATGTGATCATCAGCCACATCAAAGCCTGATGGTACTTGGGTCATTGAAATATATGGAGATGCGGGTACGCGTATCCAGTGGTTTGCGACTAATACCAATGGTACTTTTACGCGAACCGCTGCGCGAAAGAGTATTTCTTTCATTGGGCCAGGGCAAGCATCAGCGTCAACCCATATTGTAATATTATTTTGCATAAAACCTTCAGGTTAAATTCGAGTGTGCCATTTTAGCGTATTAATAGGTGAAATTGTTGTTCCTTGATATTTATTAGCCATACTTAATTTATATTTGTTGGGGGCTTGCTATGTTTAAAATACGCGTTTCTACGATATTATCATCCAAAATATTGTACCGTAATATGTTGAAAATCAGGTTAAAACGAGCATTGATGGTTATTGCTTTCGCTTATAGCCAGCAAGCTTTAGCTTGGTCTGCTGATCATATTTCTATTGTTGGCGTTGATGAAGGGGAAGACATCGCTCAAACTATAAATGATCGTTATGCAGTTGTACATCATCCTAATAAACAACTGGATCATTTATTACCTGTGATTAATGATCGAACAAGCGTGCCAATGTCTAAGCAAGCACGGCAGTTTTCTAGTCGAGTGAGTTATTTAAATTGGCTCGAATCGCAATACCCTTGGAATGAAATTAAGTTATCAGGGTTACTACGTAT from Moritella marina ATCC 15381 encodes the following:
- a CDS encoding GtrA family protein, which encodes MNNKYVKFAIVGGIGFIVDLLLMILFATFLPLLVARLLAFFFAVNSNWLLHRNFTFKAQQEQSNSGLRQEWSKFLCSSCVGAMPNLLCYWLLLTGLSLTGNAAIIAIIPGIMFAMLVNYFLAERWVFGK
- a CDS encoding NYN domain-containing protein, producing the protein MQKIAVFVDVQNIYYTTRHTYGRQFNYRKLWQHLLLQGDVVTAYAYAIDRSDDQQRKFQDALKHIGFDVKLKPFIQRSDGSAKGDWDVGITIDVLQVAESVDTVILLSGDGDFAILLDTIKARHQVRTEVYGVPALTANTLMNSATVFNPIDEDFLL
- a CDS encoding YaiI/YqxD family protein codes for the protein MTIWVDADACPGPMKEILFRAAVRVKVPLVLVANHWIRVPASPYISMTQVPSGFDVADDHIVLKVAQDDLVITSDIPLAAEVIEKGAHVITSRGEKYTLSNIRQRLNIRDFMDTMRASGEMTGGPAALGSKDKQAFGNALDQYLAKYANK